Part of the Gallalistipes aquisgranensis genome, CATCGTGGGCGGCCTGTACGCCATCGGGTACAGCGTGGAGGAGCTCGACAGCATGGTGCGCACCCAGAACTGGACGGCCCTGCTGACGGACAAGGTGGCCCGCTCCCACCGGCTCTTCCCCGAACGGGAGATGGCCGACCGCTACATCGTGTCGGTTCCCCTTTCGCGCGACCATAAGATCAAGGTTCCGGCCGGTTTCCTGGCCGGGCAGAACGTCTATAACCTGCTTTCGGAACTGACGGTGGGGTATCACGACTCCGTTTCGTTCGACCGGCTGCCGATTCCGTTCGCCTGCGTGACCTACGATATGGTGGACGGCCGGGAGGTAGTCGTGCGCGAGGGAAACCTGCCGCTGGCGATCCGAGCCAGCATGTCGATTCCGGGAGCGTTTGCTCCGGTGGAGGTGGACAGCATGGTGCTGGTGGACGGCGGGGTCATCAACAATTTTCCGGTGGACGTGGTGCGTGACATGGGGGCTGAGGTGGTGATCGGTGTCGATCTGGCTTCGGGCATGAAGAAGGCGGGGGAGCTCAAGTCGGTCATGGACATCGTGGACCAGTTCACCTCGATCATCGGCGAACCGGCCTACGAGGCCAACCTTAAAAGCACCGATCTCTATATCCATCCGGACATCCATCCCTACTCGGCGGCCAGCTTCAATACGGAGGCGATCGACACGCTGATCCGGCGGGGCGAGGAGCGGGCCCGGGAGCAGTGGGACCAGATCGTGGCCCTGCGCGACAGGATCGGTCTGACCGAAAAGGAGTGGTACGAACACGAGACGGTCGATTACGCTCTGCGTTCGGACAGTATCCGGATCGGCCGTATCCGGATCGAGGGGCTCAGCCCCCAGGACGAGAAAATCCTGAGGCGCACGCTGACCCTGAAGGAGAACAGCGTGGTCGGCACGAAGGATATCCAGCAGGAGGTGAGTACCCTTCAGGGGTCGGGAGCCTTCTCCAACATTACCTACCAACTGAACGGGAAGCCTCCCTACGAGTTCACGCTTTTCCTGAGCGAGAAGTCGCGCAATTCGCTCAATCTGGGCATCCGGTTCGATTCGGAGGAGATGGCGGCGATCCTGCTCAACACCACGCTCGGCCCGCGGACGCTGAAGGGCTCTACGTTCGAGTTGACGGGGCGTCTGAGCAAGAATCCCTATATCCGGGTCGATTACAGCATAGGCAACACCTTCATGGGGCAGATGGGGCTTTCCTACATGTTCAAATACAACAACCTCGACATCTACGAGCAGGGGCGCAAGCGCAACAACGTCACCTTCGGCCAGCATCAGGCCGACCTGAGCGTGACGGGAATCCGGGTGCGGAACATGAAGTTCACGGCCGGTCTGCGCTTCGACTATTTCGATTACCACAATTTCCTTTTCTCGCGCGAGGGAGAGCAGATGACCGTCAAACCGGAAGGGCTGGTGAGTTACTACCTGTCGGGCCTGCTGGAGACGATCGACAACTATTATTATCCCGTCCGGGGGCTCTCGCTGCGTCTGCGCTACGGGCTCTATACCGATAATTTCGCCACCTACAAGGGCGGGTCTCCCTTCAGTGCCGTGGACCTCGGATTCCGCTGGGCGCTCTCCCCCTCCCGCAGGGTCACGTTCATTCCGGCGCTCTACGGGCGGGTACTGATCGGACCGCAGGCCGCCTATCCCATGTGGAACTGCATGGGCGGTGATGTGGCCGGGCGCTACCTCTCGCAGCAGATACCTTTCATCGGGGTGCAGCACTTCGAACTGGCCGACAATTCGCTGGTGGTGGCGAGGCTCGATTTCCGGGTGCGGCTCTGGAGGCGGCACTACGTCTCCCTGTTGGGGAATTACGGGAAACAGAGCCACGATTTCGGAGATATTTTCTCGGGCGAAGACCTGATCGGGTGCGGATTCGCCTATTCGTTCAACAGTCCGATCGGCCCGATCGGTTTTATGGTAGACTATTCGAACGTGGACAAGAAGGCCGGGCTCTATTTCAATCTGGGACGTTATTTCTGACGGTGTGCGGCGCGCGTGCGGATTCCGGAGAGAATTTTGCCTGTATTGGCGGAACGCCGTGCCTTGACGGTATGGGAAAGAAATTCACGACATATTGCTTGTATCCGGCTTTGCTGGCCGTGACGTGGGGTGCTGCCGCGGCTGCGGTCGCTGCGGTTTTCGTGCCGTGGGTGCGGCCCGTTCCCGGCCGGGACTGGGTGCCGCTGCTGGGACTGGCGCTTCCGGCGGTTCTGACTCTCTGTGCGGTTCTGGCGCTCGTGTGGAGCGTGATGCGTCGCCGGTGGGCGCTGCTTCCCCTGATCGGGTTGCTGGCCAACTGGCACTACCTGGCGGCGATGGTACAGGTTCCCCTTTTCCAGCGGCGGGTCGCCGGTCCGCCCGATTTGACCGTGGCCAGTTACAACGTCTTCGGTTTCCACAAAGAAGGCGTCCGCCCGACGGCCGGGAATGTCGCGCGGGAGATGGAGGCGAGGGGCGTGGATGTCCTCTGTCTCCAGGAATCGTGCGGGGGAGCTGCGTACGGGCCGGACAGCATCGCCGCCGCATTCCGCTATCTGCCGTACCGTTATCCGCCTTCGGGAACGCCCTGCGAGGGGGTGACCCTCTTCAGCCGCTATCCGGTGCTGGCCGCGGGAATGATCCGTTTCCCGGACACCGACAACCGTTCCATGTGGGCCGATGTGCTGGTGGGGGACGATACGGTGCGCATGTTCAATAACCACCTGCAAACGAGTGGCATCAGCAGGCGGCAGGACGATCTGCGCAGGCAGCGGGAGCTGGGCAGCGTGACGGGACAGACCCGTGTGGTGGTGTCGATGACCGGAGAGCTGCGCAGGAATTTCGGGATACGGGCCCGACAGGCCGAGACCGTCCGCGGGATGATCGACACGACCCGGATACCCGTGATCGTGTGCGGTGATTTCAACGATACTCCGGCTTCGTACACCTACCGGGTCATGCTGGGCGGACTGACCGACGGATTCCGCCAGGCCGGTTCGGGCTACGGCGACACTTTCCGCCAGATGCGCCGGATACTCCGTATCGACTACGTTTTCTATTCCGATGCTTTCCGCAGTGTGCGCTATTATTCCCCGTCGCTGCCGTGGAGCGACCACGACCCGGTGGTGGCGGAACTCCGGTTCGTCTCCCGGTACCGGGAGTGATGCGGTTTTCCGGAAAACGGGTAGGGGAAGCCCGAATCCGGAGTCTGTCTTCGGGTATGAGAATGGTCCGCATATCCGGTTTTTGCGGAGATAGGGGGTGGAAGATATCAGCTTTTTTACTATTATTGCAGAGATAACGATTATGTCGAATCCGAAAGAAAGAAACGTATGAAGAGGATGCTTTTGCCGCTGCTTATGGGTGGTCTGATCTTTTCGATGGAATTACAGGGACAGAATATGGAAACGATTCAACTGGAAAGCCCCGACCTGACGCGGGGCAAAAATGTCATGCAGGCGCTGTCCGAGCGTCGCTCCACCCGGGAATTTTCGTCGCGGATGCTCTCGATGCGCGATCTGTCCGACCTGCTTTGGGCGGCCAACGGCGTCAACCGTCCGGCTACGGGAGGCCGTACGGCTCCGTCGGCGATGAACCGGCAGGATGTGGCCGTGTACGTCTGCATGAAAGAGGGAAGCTATCGGTACGACGCACGGCAGAACCGGTTGGTTCCTCTTTCGGCGGGCGACGTGCGTCCGGTGGAGGCTCCCGTCTGCCTCGTCCTCGTGGCTGACGACGGACAGACGTGGAATGCGCTCGATGCGGGAATCGTCTCCCAGAACATTTCGCTCTTCTGCGCTGGGGTGGGGTTGGCGACCGTTCCGCGTGCCACGATGGACAAGGAGCAGTTGAAAAAGGCGCTGAAACTCGGTGACCGGCAGACCCCGTTCCTGAATCATCCCGTGGGGTATTTCAAGGAGTAGGCGGCGACGGAGGGTCCCGCCGGGTTCTCAAAAAAGGAAATCACCCCTGCCGGAGATGGTGCCGACAGGGGTGAAACCGTAAGAAAACGGATTCGGCGGATCGTATCATCCCGTGTCCGTTGTCCGGCAGCGCGGGCTCCCGGTGTGTCTGAAATCCGCCGGAAGTTCTTTCCCGGCCGCGTAGCCTGCGGGTGCCGGGGCGTCAGTCGGTACTGACTGCCGTGGTCACTTCGATGTTGCCGCGTGTGGCGTTGGAGTAGGGGCAGATATGGTGGGCCTGTTCGGCCAGTTTTTCCGCCTCGTCCTTCGTGATCCCGGGAACATAAACGTCGAGTTTTACGGCCAGCATGAAGCCGCCGCTGTCGTTCTTGCCGATGCTCACCGACGCGGTCACCGATGTGGTGCCCGTTTTGACGCGGGCGAGCCGCACGGCCAGGTTCAGCGCCCCGTTGTAGCAGGCGGCATAGCCCGCCGCGAAAAGCTGTTCGGGATTCGTGAAGCGTCCCCCTTGTCCGCCCATGGCGCCCGGGGTGTGCAGATCGAGGTCGAGCACTCCGTCCGAAGTGCTCACGTGGCCGTCCCGGCCTCCGGTGGCCGTGGCCACCGCCGTGTAGATTGCTTCCATGATGTTTTGTTTTTTATGTTTCCCTGCCGTTCGGAAGGAAGTTCCTATTCGATCGGTTCGGCTTTGTAGCCCGACTGCCGGACGGTTTCGACGATCGTTTCCGTCGGTACGTCGGCGGTTACGGTCAGTATTTTATCCCCCGAGTCAAGGTTGACCGACCACTGGCCGGGTTCCATGATCCGGTTGAGGTGTTCTCCGATCCGGGCGACGCATCCGCCGCATTTGGCGTTGGTTTTGAATTTCTTGGCGTTCATATCGTTTTTCTGTTTAGAATTTTTTCCATTTGAGCCGCAGGCTGTTCATCACCACGGAGACGGAGCTGAAGGCCATCGCCGCGCTGGCGAGCATCGGGTTGAGCAGCACGCCCCACAGGGGAAAGAGCACGCCGGCCGCTACGGGAATCCCGATCACGTTGTAGATGAAGGCCCAGAAGAGGTTCTGGCGGATTAGCCGTACCGTGCTTTTCGAGAGCGTGTAGGCCTTGGGCAGCAGCACGAGGTCGGAGTTCATCAGCGTGACCATCGCCACTTCCATTGCAATATCCGTACCTTTTCCCATCGCCACGCTCACGTCGGCCCGGGCCAGCGCCTGCGAGTCGTTGATGCCGTCGCCGACCATCGCTACCACCTTGCCCTCCTGTTGCAGACGGCGGATGTACTCCTCCTTGTCCGAGGGGAGCACTTCGGCCTGGTAGTGGTCAATCCCCACCTCGCCCGCGATCCATGCGGCGGCGTACTTGTTGTCGCCGGTGAGCATGTGCACCTCGATGCGGAGCTTGCGCAGGGCGGCCACGGCCTCGAAGGAGGTGGGCTTCACCCGGTCGCTCACGGCTCCCAGGGCGATCAGCCGGTCGCCCGTCCCGAAGAAGACGGTGCTTGCTCCCTGCATCTGGAACCGTTCGATGTGGGTCGAGGTCTCGGGCGAAGGGGTTACGCCGTAGGTCTCCAGCATCCGGTTGCTGCCGATCCAGTAGCGCAGGCCCTCGTGTTCGAAGACGATTCCCTGTCCCGTGACGCTCTCGAAAGAGCGGATGCCGGCGTTCGTGGCTCCGTTTTCGAGCAGATACTCCGCGACGGCCCCGCCCAGCGGGTGTTCCGATTTGAGTTCGGCCGTATAGACCAGGTCGCGGTAGCGGGCGATCCGTTCGGGGTCCTCTTCGAGCCATATCCACCGCGTGACCGAGGGGTGTCCTTCGGTGAGCGTTCCCGTCTTGTCGAGTACTACGGCCGTGACGTTACAGAGCTGTTCGAGGGCGGCGGCGTCCTTGATGAGTATCTGGTGTTCGGCTCCCTTGCCGATGCCTACCATAAGGGCGGTCGGCGTGGCCAGCCCCAATGCGCAGGGGCAGGCGATCACCAGCACCGAGACGGCCGAGAGCACGGCGTAGGAGATGTCCTCCCAGCCCCCGATCGCCAGCCACAGCACGAGGGTGAGCAGGGCGATCGCCAGCACCGAGGGGACGAACACCGAGGCGATCCGGTCGGCGATCCGCTGCACGGGGGCCTTGCTGCCCTGAGCCTGCTGCACCAGGGCGATGATGCGGGCCAGCACCGTGTCGGCGCCCACTTTGACCGCCTCCATGGTGAACGATCCGCGCTGGTTGATCGTGCCGGCCAGCACGCTCGCTCCCGGTTTCTTGCCCACGGGCATCGGTTCGCCGCTGATCATGCTTTCGTCCACGAACGAACTCCCTTCGCGCAGGATGCCGTCCACGGGAATTTTTTCGCCCGGGCGCACGCTCACGATGTCGCCGGGACGCAGCGCGGCGATCGGCAGTTCCGTCTCCTGTCCGTCCCGGACGACGCGGGCCGTGGGCGGCTGCAGGCCCATCAATTTGCGGATGGCCGTGGAGGTGTTGCCTTTGGCCCGCTCCTCCATCAGCTTGCCCAGCAGGACGAAGGCGATGATGACGCAGGCGGCTTCGTAGTAGACGTGGGGTTCCAGCCCGCGAAGGTACCAGAATTGGGGAAACAGCGTGTTGAAAAGGCTGAACAGAAAGGCGATCGCCGTGCTCAGCGCCACCAGCGTGTCCATGTTGGCGCTTCCGTGCAGGGCCTGCCGCCATCCGTTCACGTAGAATGTCCGTCCGAAGACGAAGACCACCGGCAGCGACAGCGCGAGCATGATCCAGGTGCCGCCCGGAATGTCCATGAAAAACATGGCGAGCACCAGTACGGGCAGCGAAAAGAGCCATGCCCCCAGCGTGGAGCGTTTCAGGGCGAGGTAGTGTTGCCGCTGGGCCTCTTCCTGCCGGCGCACGGGGTCGTCCGTCTCGACGATCAGATCGTAGCCGATGGCCTGCACGGCTTCGCGCATCTTCGCGGGGGTGATCCGGTCGGGATCGAACGTGACCTGGAGCGTTCCGGCCGCGAAATTTACCGAAGCGGACGTTACGCCCGGAAGTTCCCGCACGAGGTTCTCCACGTTCATGGCGCAGACGGCGCAACTCATATCCAGAACGGGATAATTCTTCGTAATTTGTTGTCCCATAGTATTTAATCTCTTTTCACCGACAGGTCTTACTGCATAAACAGTACCTAAAGGTACACAATTCCGGATGAAATTGAAAAGCAAAAAGCGGCATTCTTTCGGAATGCCGCCTGAAAACAATGCCGGAACGGGTCCGGATCACTCCTCCACGGAGAATTTGTAGATGCACCGGCTGGTGAACGTCTCCCCGGGCCGGAGCACGGAGGAGGGCCACTGCGGCTTGTTGGCGCTGTCGGGGAATTTCTGCGATTCGAGACAAGCGGCGCAGTAGCGGTTGTAGACGATCCCCTTTTTGCCCGTCACCGTGCCGTTGAGGGAGCCTCCGGCATAGAATTGCAGGGCCGGTTCGGTGGTATAGACATCGAGCCGGATACCGCTGTGGGGCGAGTACATCGAGGCGCAGGGCCGGCCGGCATCGCCCGGGGCGTTCAGGGCCCAGGTCTGGTCGTAACCGCCGCCGTAACGCAGCTGGTCGTTCTCCTCGCCCATCCGTGCTCCGATGGCGGCCGGCGTGCGGAAGTCCATCGGGGTGCCCTCCACCGGAACCAGCTCGCCCGTGGTGAGGCAGGTGCTGTCGATCGGGGCGAAACGGTCGGCGTCGATCCACACCACATATTCCGTGTTGAGGCGGTTCGGGTCGCCGTCCAGGTTGAAGAAGGAGTGGTTGGTCATGTTGACGATCGTGGTCTTGTCCGTCGTTCCCTCGTAGAGGATGTCCACCGCGTTGTCATCGGTAAGGGTGTAGGTCACCGTCACGTCGAAATTGCCGGGATAGCCGCACTCGCCGTCTGCCGCACGGTAGCTGAAGGCCACCTGCGAAGGGCTTTTCTGCACGGCGTCGAAGACGCGCGTATGGAAGCCGTCCGGTCCGGAGTGCATGCTGTGTCCGTTGTTGTTGACCGGGAATTCGTACTCCTTCCCGTCGATGACGGCCTTCCCGTGGGCGATACGGCCTGCGTAGCGGCCGATCGAGGCACCCATGTTGTTGCGGGCGGCCAGATAGGCCCCGATCGAATCGAAGCCGAGCACCACGTCCTTCATGTCGCCCTTGCGGTCGGGCACCCACACCGAGACGATGCGGGCTCCGTAGTTGCTCAGGCACACCTCCATGCCGGCGGCGTTTTTGAGGATATAGAGGTCGGTGGGCTTGCCGTCCACCACGGTGCGGAATTTGGCCCGGTCGAGCCCGGATTCGGAGATTTCCGCCTCTCTGTTTCCCGCACAGGAGACGGCGAGGGCCGCACAGAGGATCGCGGCGGCCGGCAGGATACGCTTCATTTTGTCTGTTGGTTTTAGGGTTGTCCGCCCAAAAGTACGCATATTTTCGTGTAAAAACAATCGGATATTGTTCCTAACGGAAAAAATGCTACCTTTGCAACCCTTTTCCCGGGACAGCGGGTGAATCCGATAAATGTAAACATTACTATGAAATTCAGTTACAGGCAGATATGGCAGATCGCCTATCCCATTCTGCTCAGTTTGCTCATGGAGAACATGATCAACCTGACCGACACCGTGTTCCTGGGACACGTGGGGGAGGTGGAACTGGGTGCCTCGGCGCTGGCCGGGGTGTACTACCTGGCGATTTTCATGC contains:
- a CDS encoding patatin-like phospholipase family protein, with protein sequence MKRVLLFIVALAICFQAGAERKKVGVVLSGGGAKGVAHIGVLKVLEEAGIPIDYIAGTSMGAIVGGLYAIGYSVEELDSMVRTQNWTALLTDKVARSHRLFPEREMADRYIVSVPLSRDHKIKVPAGFLAGQNVYNLLSELTVGYHDSVSFDRLPIPFACVTYDMVDGREVVVREGNLPLAIRASMSIPGAFAPVEVDSMVLVDGGVINNFPVDVVRDMGAEVVIGVDLASGMKKAGELKSVMDIVDQFTSIIGEPAYEANLKSTDLYIHPDIHPYSAASFNTEAIDTLIRRGEERAREQWDQIVALRDRIGLTEKEWYEHETVDYALRSDSIRIGRIRIEGLSPQDEKILRRTLTLKENSVVGTKDIQQEVSTLQGSGAFSNITYQLNGKPPYEFTLFLSEKSRNSLNLGIRFDSEEMAAILLNTTLGPRTLKGSTFELTGRLSKNPYIRVDYSIGNTFMGQMGLSYMFKYNNLDIYEQGRKRNNVTFGQHQADLSVTGIRVRNMKFTAGLRFDYFDYHNFLFSREGEQMTVKPEGLVSYYLSGLLETIDNYYYPVRGLSLRLRYGLYTDNFATYKGGSPFSAVDLGFRWALSPSRRVTFIPALYGRVLIGPQAAYPMWNCMGGDVAGRYLSQQIPFIGVQHFELADNSLVVARLDFRVRLWRRHYVSLLGNYGKQSHDFGDIFSGEDLIGCGFAYSFNSPIGPIGFMVDYSNVDKKAGLYFNLGRYF
- a CDS encoding endonuclease/exonuclease/phosphatase family protein, whose amino-acid sequence is MGKKFTTYCLYPALLAVTWGAAAAAVAAVFVPWVRPVPGRDWVPLLGLALPAVLTLCAVLALVWSVMRRRWALLPLIGLLANWHYLAAMVQVPLFQRRVAGPPDLTVASYNVFGFHKEGVRPTAGNVAREMEARGVDVLCLQESCGGAAYGPDSIAAAFRYLPYRYPPSGTPCEGVTLFSRYPVLAAGMIRFPDTDNRSMWADVLVGDDTVRMFNNHLQTSGISRRQDDLRRQRELGSVTGQTRVVVSMTGELRRNFGIRARQAETVRGMIDTTRIPVIVCGDFNDTPASYTYRVMLGGLTDGFRQAGSGYGDTFRQMRRILRIDYVFYSDAFRSVRYYSPSLPWSDHDPVVAELRFVSRYRE
- a CDS encoding SagB/ThcOx family dehydrogenase gives rise to the protein MKRMLLPLLMGGLIFSMELQGQNMETIQLESPDLTRGKNVMQALSERRSTREFSSRMLSMRDLSDLLWAANGVNRPATGGRTAPSAMNRQDVAVYVCMKEGSYRYDARQNRLVPLSAGDVRPVEAPVCLVLVADDGQTWNALDAGIVSQNISLFCAGVGLATVPRATMDKEQLKKALKLGDRQTPFLNHPVGYFKE
- a CDS encoding organic hydroperoxide resistance protein codes for the protein MEAIYTAVATATGGRDGHVSTSDGVLDLDLHTPGAMGGQGGRFTNPEQLFAAGYAACYNGALNLAVRLARVKTGTTSVTASVSIGKNDSGGFMLAVKLDVYVPGITKDEAEKLAEQAHHICPYSNATRGNIEVTTAVSTD
- a CDS encoding heavy-metal-associated domain-containing protein, whose protein sequence is MNAKKFKTNAKCGGCVARIGEHLNRIMEPGQWSVNLDSGDKILTVTADVPTETIVETVRQSGYKAEPIE
- a CDS encoding heavy metal translocating P-type ATPase; translated protein: MGQQITKNYPVLDMSCAVCAMNVENLVRELPGVTSASVNFAAGTLQVTFDPDRITPAKMREAVQAIGYDLIVETDDPVRRQEEAQRQHYLALKRSTLGAWLFSLPVLVLAMFFMDIPGGTWIMLALSLPVVFVFGRTFYVNGWRQALHGSANMDTLVALSTAIAFLFSLFNTLFPQFWYLRGLEPHVYYEAACVIIAFVLLGKLMEERAKGNTSTAIRKLMGLQPPTARVVRDGQETELPIAALRPGDIVSVRPGEKIPVDGILREGSSFVDESMISGEPMPVGKKPGASVLAGTINQRGSFTMEAVKVGADTVLARIIALVQQAQGSKAPVQRIADRIASVFVPSVLAIALLTLVLWLAIGGWEDISYAVLSAVSVLVIACPCALGLATPTALMVGIGKGAEHQILIKDAAALEQLCNVTAVVLDKTGTLTEGHPSVTRWIWLEEDPERIARYRDLVYTAELKSEHPLGGAVAEYLLENGATNAGIRSFESVTGQGIVFEHEGLRYWIGSNRMLETYGVTPSPETSTHIERFQMQGASTVFFGTGDRLIALGAVSDRVKPTSFEAVAALRKLRIEVHMLTGDNKYAAAWIAGEVGIDHYQAEVLPSDKEEYIRRLQQEGKVVAMVGDGINDSQALARADVSVAMGKGTDIAMEVAMVTLMNSDLVLLPKAYTLSKSTVRLIRQNLFWAFIYNVIGIPVAAGVLFPLWGVLLNPMLASAAMAFSSVSVVMNSLRLKWKKF
- a CDS encoding aldose epimerase family protein — encoded protein: MKRILPAAAILCAALAVSCAGNREAEISESGLDRAKFRTVVDGKPTDLYILKNAAGMEVCLSNYGARIVSVWVPDRKGDMKDVVLGFDSIGAYLAARNNMGASIGRYAGRIAHGKAVIDGKEYEFPVNNNGHSMHSGPDGFHTRVFDAVQKSPSQVAFSYRAADGECGYPGNFDVTVTYTLTDDNAVDILYEGTTDKTTIVNMTNHSFFNLDGDPNRLNTEYVVWIDADRFAPIDSTCLTTGELVPVEGTPMDFRTPAAIGARMGEENDQLRYGGGYDQTWALNAPGDAGRPCASMYSPHSGIRLDVYTTEPALQFYAGGSLNGTVTGKKGIVYNRYCAACLESQKFPDSANKPQWPSSVLRPGETFTSRCIYKFSVEE